In Scleropages formosus chromosome 18, fSclFor1.1, whole genome shotgun sequence, one DNA window encodes the following:
- the ash1l gene encoding histone-lysine N-methyltransferase ASH1L, with product MDQRSQGGPTTPPPLPPTAAPPGGAEKEGGGGKGEEEKRENERESISLEASSGGSSGSGEQQQQQFSITETNFSEGNVKLKIGLQAKRMKKPPKILENYVCRPAIRTSLRQGRGGGRGSRGGGANSGNTGSGLVHTSPHDRGRERSPVLNPSMNQHPSPPSSSAAPASTPPPPPPPPSSVLPTSITGSMSGKRGPLKLARKSDAKSDISSERPMNVQHPEADCKLVQSGKKSPSPQTNLSPISNPAPALLGPSLKDSRSDGDSKTPQPLPGEGQKDKDKVLNGGAPTVTEKLAQLIAICPPTKSTKGKIRKLPSAAIPCVATAAAAVTMPNPPRPDPTIPSRTALPLSSPTPQSLLPPVSRPPGRPPMPRNRDSVLEKFSTPPKKEETTIEGKGGNNNNNNSTTNTSSSSNSTTQAGSGGNSSKTQVHLTGTPSPSLSVLSSDQRVGGVPDGRRGLATSLSSLSRGGPTQNLDGCEKDQERDKDGPRDLTMNKCPPPSGPGRHEGNGKVTVISPAGQCKSSTTPTKPSPTRDRSTSGAAAPMESAIQTASPSNPPHANLPAARLSNPPSTPPSSPPEQDCKPLKKRKGRRPRWTRVVNRAQRLSQGKEVISSVTTDLTDQPAPKLRKTSLTPSSTILPASHKPRPVGRPPNPNRVLPVASQVLEAPKKRGRPKTKMPRLDVLPPGRSLKLPPSKVYSLLKSKEEQDPPVLHPEVDLNPPKPLPRKRGRPKRLPPTLPQEAQPPTLAPEEQTGGELTLEEGVEGEKQFRQKGNGQLMMKTIIRKINKMKTKKRKRLLSQIFLGPGGGTFRAEAEPSRVTDGGMVGSVTPQTNSLSSLAATFGGKLGPQINVSKKGTIYMGKRRGRKPKANPVPCTNPPAASSEPFRSPCSASPLPLHQSHSNHSQQQQLLTPSEVFPSPLLSQTCGAQSPISDAGFVEPGAVHFLPHSHCSHSHHSHHTFSLPPPSSPAPSPRPLGTLGSASSIPPTLKKSCRAHHHHHYRHQYHYRKMSPPPPLLPTSPAHLSELKEATPSPISESHSEETVPSDSGIGTDNNSTSDRGEKAGGSGGVGGVSLSQGMAAGMLMPGVVGTVPGVAVSVNSRGRRRHSASVLLEHPSPSPSPLGSSTAQDPRRAHPAPPPPVLVGHKEKHKHKCKRRGHNCPGYDKIKRQKRKRKKKYLQLRSRRQDPDFLAELEDMIVRLSEIRIGHRSTSMGLGSSLGLGGVGAGTSIGAGGSSGGSSMGSSSHPPPHHYLPRDLLPTIFRINFSGFYSPHPAYPCDSLHYVRKPDLKKKRGRPPKLREAMAEVPFVPGLGFPLSGTGFYHPSYSVPYSSAPLGLSYYRGYPPAAALYPHPHHPATHPPPPHPHHSPSFPPPPPPSYMHHHPPHLLLNPAKFHKKKHKLLRQEFLGGGRSPVLYPAVPPELSYGWLHEHKHKHRHKHRDRRGEDGGPEGGALGPVGGGHSTSRGLGVGGNGGGMMESLRRYRYAKDAASAANATSSAAAPSANSPSSSSSSSAERYKHKDTPLSCLGPSYLSPAGGARGHGHLEPWLRRGSPESDYANLSQNPNPNQDSFSGGQPADPTEASDSEEEEDREGSQTPAHLHTSPHHTNLFATALSQSAASGGRVRRSGICASGRGFLGLEQPHRKDRTSSAESRDTGTTVGVQTRGSRSVIPECTEGSVHPHHHSQHSPQLSQQHTHSHYIARHLHCGHDAPGSGRPPSRERTSGSRQASPSTHSCFLESAPAKAPVSTQSPSIHPRSHFTSQGLDRVLCTKRSLNHVNKILKAKKLQRQARTGNNVVKKRRPGRPRKYPLPSPPPSPVPLELLTPQHRERGGGGGGDTVSDVIEAVVQGQHKRGQKRKRCEEDEGEQEEEQQPEEEERAGAGDGGRGAGSKGGDRRGWLTQEELHRFRSALEGKPENHTSPERLVTSSVEEAPPLALPSQREKRAARPPKKKFQRAGLYSDVYKTADPRSQLLQLKKERLEYIPGEHEYGLFPAPIHVGKYLRQRRIDFQLPYDILWQWKHNQLYKKPDVPLYKKIRSNVYVDVKPLSGYEATTCNCKKPEDPTDKGCIDDCLNRMIFAECSPNTCPCGDCCHNQRIQKHEWVQCLERFRAEGKGWGIRTKEPLRAGQFIIEYLGEVVSEQEFRKRMIEQYYTHNDHYCLNLDSGMVIDSYRMGNEARFINHSCEPNCEMQKWSVNGVYRIGLFALKDMDSGTELTYDYNFHSFNTEEQQVCKCGSESCRGIIGGKSQRVNGLPGKGGGGSGAGGGNRRQGRLKEKRKSKHHLKKREEESSDSGKFSPHLHMKPMSNRERNFVLKHRVFLVRNWERVREKQELLKREGDRERDREREGSLSLYSRWGGVIRDDGNIKSDVFLTQFSALQTSRSVRTRRLAAAEENMEVTRTARLAHIFKEICDMIISYKDSANQTLAAPLLNLPSRKRNTQYYEKVSDPLDLSTIEKQILTGHYKTVEAFDTDMLKVFRNAEKYYGRKSSIGRNVCRLRKAYYGARHEAAVQIDEIMGETASEADSSDSLEREQSNQGRPGSHDKDDDVIRCICGMYKDEGLMIQCEKCMVWQHCDCMRLKADVEHYLCEQCDPRPVDREVPMLPQPSYAQSGSVYYICLLRDDLLLHQGDCVYLMRDSRRTPDGQPVRQSYRLLSHINRDKLDIFRIEKLWKNEKGERFAFGHHYFRPHETHHSPSRRFYHNELFRVPLYEIIPLEAVVGTCCVLDLYTYCKGRPKDVKEQDVYICDYRLDKSAHLFYKIHRNRYPVCTKPFAFNHFPKRLTPKRDFSPHYVPDNYRRNGGRSSWKSERPKLACKENLAAAGEEDSSPVETQLCHGGGGVSQLDSEEGGVEAELDVVSRGPSQPLPQASQTPLPQPPQDRIGEEEGEEEEDADLDAGAIERPEALELHSSSQNSSDLARREAQRNRLNKILLNLLQQTPSKNAIDVTYLLEEGSGRRLRRRTLGLGDFGGRK from the exons GGTCCCCTTAAGTTGGCACGAAAGTCAGATGCAAAGTCAGACATCTCATCAGAGAGACCCATGAATGTTCAACACCCAGAAGCAGATTGCAAACTGGTTCAATCCGGAAAGAAAAGTCCTTCTCCCCAGACCAACCTCTCGCCCATCTCAAACCCAGCACCAGCACTTTTGGGTCCTTCGCTAAAGGACTCCAGAAGTGATGGAGATTCTAAAACTCCTCAGCCTCTCCCTGGtgagggacagaaggacaaggacaaggtcTTAAATGGAGGTGCACCCACAGTAACTGAAAAACTGGCCCAGCTCATTGCTATCTGCCCCCCTACAAAATCCACCAAGGGAAAGATTCGCAAACTTCCTTCTGCTGCCATTCCCTGTGTggcaactgcagcagcagctgtcacAATGCCAAATCCCCCAAGGCCAGATCCTACAATACCAAGCAGAACAGCACTTCCTCTGTCCTCACCTACTCCACAGTCACTTCTTCCTCCCGTTTCTCGCCCACCTGGGCGTCCTCCCATGCCTCGCAACAGAGACAGTGTTCTGGAGAAATTTTCCACCCCTCccaagaaagaagaaacaacCATCGAGGGCAAAGGGggcaacaataacaacaacaatagcaCTACAAatacaagcagcagcagcaactccACAACCCAAGCAGGCAGTGGTGGCAACAGTAGTAAAACACAGGTGCATCTCACTGGCACTCCATCTCCTTCACTATCTGTACTCTCCTCAGATCAACGAGTAGGAGGAGTGCCAGATGGGCGGCGAGGCCTTGCTACTTCTCTTAGCAGCCTTTCAAGAGGAGGTCCCACCCAGAACTTGGATGGATGTGAGAAGGATCAAGAAAGAGACAAAGATGGGCCCAGAGATCTGACCATGAACAAATGCCCTCCTCCTTCAGGACCAGGCAGGCATGAAGGTAATGGCAAGGTGACAGTTATTTCTCCTGCAGGTCAGTGCAAGAGTAGTACAACCCCCACCAAGCCCAGTCCGACTCGAGACCGATCTACAAGTGGAGCAGCAGCCCCTATGGAATCCGCTATACAAACTGCTTCGCCCTCAAATCCTCCCCATGCAAATCTCCCTGCCGCTCGATTAAGCAATCCCCCCAGTACACCACCAAGTTCACCCCCTGAGCAGGACTGCAAACCGCTGAAGAAACGCAAAGGGCGGCGGCCACGATGGACACGGGTAGTAAATCGTGCACAGAGGCTCTCACAGGGCAAGGAAGTCATCTCAAGTGTCACCACAGATTTAACTGACCAGCCAGCTCCCAAACTGCGCAAAACCTCCTTAACCCCTTCATCAACTATTCTCCCAGCTTCACATAAACCCAGACCTGTGGGACGACCACCAAACCCCAATCGAGTCCTTCCTGTTGCTTCCCAGGTGCTTGAAGCTCCAAAGAAGAGAGGACGCCCCAAAACGAAGATGCCCAGACTTGATGTCCTGCCTCCTGGGCGTTCTCTCAAACTGCCGCCCTCAAAGGTCTACTCTTTACTCAAATCCAAAGAGGAGCAGGATCCCCCAGTATTGCATCCAGAAGTAGATCTAAATCCTCCAAAACCTTTGCCCCGGAAGCGAGGACGGCCAAAACGTTTACCTCCCACCCTGCCTCAGGAGGCCCAGCCTCCAACTCTGGCCCCAGAGGAACAGACAGGAGGTGAGCTCACACTAGAGGAAGGTGTGGAAGGAGAAAAACAATTCCGGCAGAAAGGCAACGGGCAATTGATGATGAAAACCATCATTCGcaaaatcaacaaaatgaaGACTAAGAAACGAAAGCGACTGCTCAGTCAAATTTTTCTGGGACCTGGCGGTGGCACCTTCAGAGCTGAGGCAGAGCCCTCTAGAGTGACGGATGGGGGGATGGTTGGATCAGTCACACCCCAAACAAACTCTTTATCCTCCTTGGCTGCGACTTTTGGAGGCAAATTAGGGCCCCAAATTAATGTTAGCAAGAAGGGCACAATATACATGGGCAAAAGAAGAGGACGCAAACCCAAAGCAAACCCTGTACCCTGTACCAACCCTCCTGCTGCCTCCTCTGAACCCTTTAGGTCTCCATGCTCTGCATCGCCCCTTCCTCTTCACCAGTCCCATTCAAACCAttcgcagcagcagcaacttCTGACTCCGTCGGAAGTCTTTCCCTCCCCGTTGCTCTCACAGACATGTGGGGCTCAGAGTCCCATCAGTGATGCTGGCTTTGTTGAGCCAGGAGCTGTGCACTTCTTGCCACACTCACACTGCAGTCACTCTCACCACTCCCATCACACCTTTTCCCTGCCTCCACCTTCTTCCCCTGCACCTTCTCCTCGTCCTCTTGGGACCCTAGGCTCTGCGTCTAGCATCCCTCCTACGCTGAAGAAGTCGTGCCGggcacatcatcatcatcactatcGCCACCAGTATCATTACCGCAAgatgtcccctccgcctcccctGCTGCCTACTTCCCCAGCACACCTGAGTGAGCTGAAAGAAGCCACACCTTCACCAATCAGTGAATCTCATAGCGAGGAAACGGTACCCAGTGACAGTGGCATAGGGACGGACAATAACAGTACCTCTGACCGGGGGGAGAAAGCAGGAGGGAGCGGTGGGGTGGGAGGCGTAAGCTTATCCCAGGGGATGGCAGCTGGAATGCTGATGCCAGGGGTGGTAGGCACCGTGCCTGGGGTTGCAGTGAGTGTCAATTCCAGAGGCCGGCGGAGACATTCTGCCTCTGTTTTGCTTGAGCATCCTTCTCCCTCGCCTTCCCCACTGGGGTCCAGCACTGCCCAGGACCCCCGCAGAGCTCACCCTGCTCCCCCTCCACCTGTGCTGGTGGGGCACAAGGAGAAGCACAAGCACAAGTGTAAGCGGCGTGGCCATAACTGCCCTGGGTATGATAAAATAAAGAGGCAGAAACGCAAACGCAAGAAGAAATACCTGCAGCTCCGGTCTCGCCGCCAGGATCCTGACTTTCTGGCAGAGCTGGAAGACATGATTGTCAGGCTTAGTGAGATCAGGATAGGGCACCGCAGCACAAGCATGGGTCTAGGGAGTAGCTTAGGGCTAGGGGGTGTTGGAGCTGGAACAAGCATAGGAGCTGGTGGAAGCAGTGGTGGGAGCAGCATGGGGAGTAGCTCTCACCCACCGCCACACCACTACTTGCCTAGAGATCTCCTCCCCACCATTTTCAGGATCAACTTCAGTGGATTTTATTCTCCTCACCCAGCATATCCGTGCGACTCTCTTCACTACGTCCGCAAGCCAGACCTCAAAAAGAAGCGCGGACGGCCGCCAAAGTTGCGCGAGGCAATGGCAGAGGTTCCGTTTGTCCCTGGGCTCGGCTTTCCACTGTCAGGAACTGGTTTCTACCATCCATCCTACAGCGTTCCCTACTCCTCTGCCCCCCTTGGGTTAAGCTACTACAGAGGAtaccctcctgctgcagctctgtATCCCCACCCCCATCACCCAGCGACACACCCGCCTCCGCCTCACCCGCACCATTCTCCTTCtttccctccaccccctccaccctcctACATGCACCATCACCCGCCTCACCTTTTGCTCAACCCAGCGAAGTTCCACAAGAAGAAACACAAGCTTCTGAGGCAGGAGTTTTTGGGAGGAGGAAGGTCCCCTGTTTTGTACCCTGCTGTGCCTCCAGAGCTGTCTTACGGATGGCTtcatgaacacaaacacaaacaccgGCACAAGCATAGGGACCGGCGTGGGGAGGACGGTGGCCCTGAGGGGGGAGCCTTGGGACCAGTTGGAGGTGGGCACTCCACAAGTAGAGGACTGGGAGTAGGAGGGAACGGTGGTGGAATGATGGAGTCATTGCGACGCTACAGGTACGCAAAGGATGCGGCCTCTGCTGCAAATGCTACGAGTTCAGCAGCTGCGCCCTCTGCAAATtcgccttcttcttcttcgtcgTCTTCAGCTGAGAGgtacaaacacaaagacacGCCCCTATCCTGCCTGGGTCCTTCTTATCTGTCACCAGCAGGTGGAGCAAGAGGGCATGGTCACCTGGAGCCCTGGTTGAGGAGAGGTAGCCCTGAATCAGATTATGCCAATTTATCCCAGAACCCaaaccccaaccaggactcttTCTCAGGAGGTCAGCCAGCAGACCCCACGGAAGCATCCgacagcgaggaggaggaggatcgGGAAGGCTCCCAAACGCCAGCACATTTGCACACGTCTCCACACCACACAAACCTGTTCGCCACTGCCCTGAGTCAATCCGCAGCATCAGGCGGCAGAGTTCGCAGGAGCGGCATTTGTGCGAGCGGAAGGGGCTTCTTAGGACTCGAGCAGCCTCACAGGAAGGACCGCACTTCTTCAGCCGAGAGCCGTGACACAG GAACGACAGTGGGTGTCCAGACCCGAGGTTCGCGTTCCGTCATCCCTGAGTGTACCGAGGGGAGCGTGCACCCCCACCATCATTCTCAGCACAGCCCCCAACTCAGCCAGCAGCATACGCACTCGCACTATATTGCCCGCCACTTACATTGTGGCCACGATGCCCCTGGGTCTGGAAGGCCGCCCAGCAGGGAAAGGACAAGCGGTAGTCGGCAGGCCAGCCCCTCCACACACTCCTGCTTCTTGGAGTCTGCTCCTGCCAAGGCCCCGGTCTCGACCCAGTCCCCGTCTATCCACCCTCGCTCTCACTTCACTAGTCAGGGCCTGGACAGAGTGCTGTGCACCAAGCGCAGCCTGAACCATGTCAACAAAATCCTCAAAGCCAAAAAGCTACAGAGGCAGGCACGCACTGGCAACAATGTGGTGAAGAAGAGGCGCCCAGGACGTCCCAGGAAATATCCTCTGCCCTCTCCTCCACCATCGCCCGTACCCCTCGAGCTGCTCACTCCCCAGCacagagagaggggagggggaggcggaggggacacggTTTCAGATGTGATCGAGGCTGTGGTGCAGGGCCAGCACAAACGGGGGCAGAAGAGGAAGCGATGTGAGGAGGATGAAGGGGAACaagaagaggagcagcagccCGAAGAAGAGGAGAGAGCAGGGGCAGGAGATGGGGGCAGAGGAGCAGGATCCAAGGGGGGAGACAGAAGAGGCTGGctcacccaggaggagctccaCCGTTTCCGAAG TGCTTTGGAGGGCAAGCCAGAGAACCACACCTCCCCAGAAAGACTGGTTACGTCATCGGTAGAAGAAGCCCCACCTCTGGCCCTGCCCAGCCAACGGGAAAAGAGAGCTGCCAGGCCGCCCAAGAAAAAGTTCCAGAGAGCTGGCCTTTATTCTGACGTTTACAAGACTGCTGA TCCTCGTAGTCAGCTGTTAcagctgaagaaagaaagactCGAGTACATCCCAGGGGAGCACGAGTATGGTCTGTTTCCTGCTCCCATTCATGTCG GAAAGTACCTGAGACAGCGGCGCATTGATTTCCAGCTGCCCTATGACATCCTGTGGCAGTGGAAGCACAACCAG CTTTACAAGAAGCCTGACGTCCCACTCTATAAGAAAATCCGGTCTA acGTTTATGTGGATGTGAAGCCCCTCTCTGGGTACGAAGCCACCACCTGTAACTGCAAAAAACCGGAGGATCCCACAGACAAGGGCTGTATTGATGACTGCCTCAACAG GATGATTTTTGCTGAGTGCTCGCCCAACACCTGCCCGTGCGGGGATTGCTGCCACAACCAGCGAATCCAGAAGCATGAGTGGGTGCAGTGTCTGGAACGATTCCGAGCTGAGGGCAAGGGCTGGGGTATCCGTACTAAGGAGCCGCTGCGCGCAGGACAGTTCATCATTGAGTACCTGGGCGAGGTGGTCAGCGAGCAGGAGTTCAG GAAACGCATGATCGAGCAGTACTACACCCACAATGACCACTACTGTCTGAACTTGGACAGTGGCATGGTGATTGACAGCTACCGCATGGGAAATGAAGCACGCTTCATCAATCATAGCTGTGAGCCTAACTGTGAGATGCAGAAGTG GTCAGTGAATGGAGTGTACCGTATTGGCCTGTTTGCGCTGAAGGACATGGACAGTGGCACAGAGCTGACATATGACTACAACTTCCACTCCTTCAACACAGAAGAGCAG CAAGTGTGTAAGTGTGGCTCGGAGAGTTGCCGGGGCATCATTGGTGGAAAGAGCCAACGTGTCAATGGGCTTCCTGGGAAAGGGGGTGGAGGAAGTGGAGCTGGGGGTGGCAACCGGAGGCAAGGCCGCCTCAAAGAGAAGCGCAAGTCTAAGCACCACCTCAAGAAACGG GAGGAGGAATCCAGTGACAGTGGGAAGTTCTCCCCCCATCTGCACATGAAGCCCATGTCCAACAGAGAGCG GAACTTTGTGCTGAAGCACAGGGTGTTCCTGGTGCGCAACTGGGAGCGTGTGAGGGAGAAGCAGGAGCTcctgaagagggagggagacCGGGAGCGTGACAGGGAGAGGGAGGGCAGCCTGTCCCTCTATAGCCGCTGGGGAGGAGTAATACGAGACGATGGCAACATCAAATcag ATGTCTTCCTGACGCAGTTTTCGGCACTGCAGACATCACGGTCAGTACGCACGCGCAGACTGGCAGCGGCGGAAGAGAACATGGAAGTCACGCGCACGGCTCGCCTTGCTCACATCTTTAAGGAGATCTGCGACATGATCATCAGCTACAAGG ACTCTGCCAACCAGACCCTTGCTGCTCCTCTACTTAATCTGCCCTCCAGAAAGAG GAACACACAGTATTACGAGAAGGTGTCGGACCCTCTGGACCTCAGCACCATTGAGAAGCAGATTCTCACCGGTCACTACAAGACCGTGGAGGCCTTCGACACTGACATGCTCAAGGTGTTCCGCAACGCAGAg AAGTACTATGGGCGCAAATCCTCCATTGGGCGCAACGTTTGCCGCCTGCGCAAGGCCTATTACGGGGCACGGCATGAGGCGGCCGTCCAAATTGACGAAATCATGGGTGAGACAGCCAGCGAGGCAGACAGCTCAGATTCCCtggagagagagcagagcaaCCAGGGCCGGCCAGGTTCACACGACAAGGACGACGACGTCATCCGCTGTATCTGTGGCATGTACAAGGATGAAGGCCTGATGATCCAGTGCGAGAAATGCATG GTGTGGCAGCACTGTGACTGCATGCGGCTGAAGGCTGATGTAGAACACTACCTGTGTGAGCAGTGTGACCCTCGGCCGGTCGACAGG GAGGTACCAATGCTACCCCAGCCCAGCTATGCCCAGTCTGGCTCCGTTTACTACATCTGTCTGCTCAGGGATGACCTGCTTTTGCACCAGG GTGATTGTGTGTACCTGATGAGGGACAGTCGGAGAACCCCTGATGGCCAGCCAGTGCGGCAGTCTTACCGCCTCCTGTCGCATATCAACAGGGACAAACTTGACATCTTCCGCATTGAAAAGCTTTGGAAGAATGAGAA GGGTGAGAGGTTTGCATTCGGACATCACTACTTCCGGCCACACGAGACTCATCACTCACCTTCCCGACGTTTCTACCACAATGAACTGTTCCGTGTGCCACTCTACGAGATTATTCCACTGGAGGCAGTGGTGGGCACATGTTGCGTCCTCGATCTCTACACCTACTGCAAAG GGCGGCCGAAGGATGTGAAGGAGCAGGACGTTTATATTTGTGACTACCGCCTGGATAAGTCAGCCCACCTCTTCTACAAGATCCACCGCAACCGCTACCCTGTCTGCACCAAGCCTTTTGCCTTCAACCACTTCCCCAAGAGGCTCACTCCCAAGCGGGACTTCTCG CCGCACTACGTCCCAGACAACTATAGGAGGAATGGCGGGAGGTCGTCCTGGAAGAGTGAGCGGCCCAAGCTCGCCTGTAAGGAGAACTtggctgcagcaggagaggaggACTCGTCCCCTGTGGAAACGCAGCTTTgccatggaggaggaggggtaTCGCAGCTGGACAGCGAGGAGGGAGGTGTAGAGGCAGAGCTGGATGTGGTGTCGCGGGGGCCATCACAGCCCCTACCCCAGGCATCTCAGACCCCGCTTCCACAGCCTCCCCAGGATCGAATTGGTGAGGAGGagggtgaggaagaggaggatgctGATCTGGATGCAGGTGCAATTGAAAGGCCGGAGGCTCTGGAGCTGCATTCCTCATCCCAAAACTCATCAGACCTTGCGAGGAGGGAGGCACAGAGGAACCGGCTGAACAAAATACTGCTTAACCTTCTGCAGCAAACACCCAGCAAGAATG CTATAGATGTGACCTACCTCTTAGAGGAGGGATCTGGGCGCAGGCTGCGCAGACGGACGCTGGGATTAGGTGACTTTGGAGGCAGGAAATGA